In the genome of Oscillatoria salina IIICB1, the window CGCAATATCCACGCGATCGACCACAAATAACCACTTTAAAGGCAAAGCTTGAGTTAACTTACGCGAAATCGGATTATCGCCAATCCAGTCGATCGCCGAACCCACTTTTTTCGTTGCTTGTACCGCCGCACCCTTCGCGGCTGCACCAGCATTAATTGCACCTCCAGCGACAACTTTTCCCGCTTGATTAGCCGCATCTCCAACCACTTCGCCCAACTCTTTCGCTTTACCTGCTACAGTTTGTCCAGCTTGGTTTGCCGCACTACCAGCCACTTCTGCCGCATCAGCAACCCTCTCTAACATAATTTTTCCCGTCACTGATGCCACATCGCCGACATTTTCTGTCGTCTCGGCAACATTTTTCAACAATTGATTGAAAAAGGATTTGGGCAGTTTTTTGCCTAACTTTTTCTTTGACAAATAAACCTTTTTATGTTCAGTTAAATTTAATTCTTGATGCCAATCAGGAATTTCATCTCGGCGATCGCGTCCATAAATATTAACCTGAGCTAGATCGCTAATTTCCAGCGCCAGTAATCCTTCCCCAATCAAAGGAACAACCATTTGGCGATCGGGCACTTCCGCCCCAACCAGCATCACCTGTAAAGAATTATCCTTCGGCTTAACCTTAACCTCAAGATCGGCGATCGGTAATAACTCAGACAAAGTAACAGCGACAGCGTTCTCATCAAAATTATTTAGTAGTGTCATAAACTAGCAACAAAAACTTAATTGGCTTTATTGTGCAATTTTGCCCAGTTAACAAACACTAACCAAGGAGATAAGTAGAATTTCTTAGCAAATAGCTAGAGCGGCGATCGCAACAGCGATATACTGTAAAGCAGTAGAAAGCAAAAAATCTTCACAATCACACAGCAACAGGCATACCAAGCCAGTATACTAGCTCGCGAATCGAAAACAAACAAATGAATTCAGGAATTGACCTACAAGGAAGTTTTATCGAAACGCTCACCAAATTAGGCATCCCACCAGGTGCAGCCAAAGCCATCTGGATGCCCCTACCAATGTTTTTAATTATCATTGGTGCCACCGTAGGCGTATTAGTCGTAGTTTGGCTCGAACGAAAAATTTCAGCCGCCGCCCAACAACGTATCGGTCCCGAATACGCCGGACCCTTGGGCGTATTACAACCAGTAGCAGACGGTTTGAAGCTAGTTTTCAAAGAAGACATCGTACCCGCCAAAGCTGACAGAGGATTGTTTACCCTCGGTCCGATCTTAGTCGTTATTCCAGTATTTCTGTCCTTCCTCATCATACCCTTCGGGCAGAATCTCCTCATCAGCGATATTAACATCGGTATTTTCCTCTGGATTACCCTTTCCAGCATCACTCCCATCGGTTTGCTGATGTCTGGTTACGCTTCCAACAACAAATACTCGCTTCTCGGTGGTTTGAGAGCAGCCGCCCAATCAATTAGCTACGAAATTCCCCTAGCACTTTCCGTGTTAGCAGTTGTCATGATGTCCAACAGCCTCAGCACTATCGACATCGTAGAACAACAATCAGGTTACGGCATTCTCGGCTGGAACATTTGGCGACAACCCGTAGGCTTCTTCATTTTTTGGATTGCCGCTTTAGCTGAATGCGAACGCCTACCTTTTGACCTTCCCGAAGCCGAAGAAGAATTGGTCGCTGGCTATCAAACCGAATACGCCGGAATGAAATTTGGCTTATTTTATATCGGTTCCTACGTTAACCTCGTTCTCTCCGCCCTCGTATTTGCCATTTTGTACCTTGGCGGTTGGGAATTTCCCATTCCCCTCGACCAACTATCTAACTGGTTAGGCGTAAGCGAAACAAGTTCTTGGTTACAGGTAATCACCGCTTCTCTCGGCATTACCATGACCGTACTCAAAGCTTATTTTCTCGTCTTTATCGCTATTCTGCTACGTTGGACAGTTCCCCGCGTTCGCATCGACCAACTACTCGATTTAGGTTGGAAATTTTTGCTCCCAGTTAGCTTAGTCAATTTACTTTTAACCGCAGGTTTGAAGTTAGCATTTCCCTTTGCTTTTGGTGGCTAAATGGGGACTGGGGATTGGGGACTGATGAGGGGGAGGACTTGGGAGAGGGGGGAGAGGGGGAAGACAAGCAGGAATTAGGGAATAAACTGTTAACTGTTCACTGTTAACTGGTCACTGTTCACTGGTCACTGTTCACTGGTCACTGTTCACTGGTCACTGTTCACTGAAATCCCTAATCCCCGATCGCTAATCCCCAAATACTGATTACCAAATAAGAAACTATGTTCAAATTTCTCAAACAAGTAGGCAACTACGCCAAAGGAACAGTACAAGCAGCAAAATACATCGGTCAAGGACTTTCTGTCACCTTCGACCATATGCAGCGCCGTCCGGTTACAGTGCAATATCCTTACGAAAAACTGATTCCCTCAGAACGTTTTCGGGGTAGAATTCACTTTGAATTTGATAAGTGTATTTCTTGTGAAGTCTGCGTGCGGGTTTGTCCGATTAACCTACCTGTAGTAGATTGGGAATTTGACCGGGCAAGCAAAAAGAAAAAGCTCAATCATTACAGTATCGACTTCGGCGTTTGTATTTTTTGCGGCAATTGCGTTGAATATTGTCCCACCAATTGTCTTTCGATGACAGAAGAATACGAACTAGCAGCTTACGATCGCCACGAACTCAATTATGATAATGTGGCACTCGGACGCTTGCCTTATAAAGTTACTCAAGACCCAATGGTAACTCCATTGCGAGAGTTGGGTTATCTGCCGAAAGGTGTTACAGACTCCCACGACTTACCTCCGGGTTCCAAACGTGCAGGAAAACGTCCTGAAGAAATTCTCGAAGAGATGGAACCCCAAGTCGAAGCAGAAGAAAAAGCAGCAAGTAACTAAAGAAAAAACTGGACTGATGGTAGGGAAATTTTTCCTTTACCATCAAGCCAAATGTAGAGAAAGAAGTTAAGGAGATTTGGCAGAACGTGAATTTAGCTGAAGGCGTTCAAATAGTTTCGTTTGGCATCCTCGCCACGATGATGATTGTGACAGCTTTAGGAGTTGTCCTCCTGGAAAATATTGTCTACTCAGCTTTTTTGCTGGGTGGCGTTTTTATCAGTATTTCTGGTTTATATCTTCTGCTGAATGCTGATTTTGTCGCCGCAGCACAAGTGCTGATTTATGTTGGTGCGGTTAACGTGCTAATTTTGTTCGCGATTATGTTAGTAAACAAGGGTGAAGTTTTTACCAACCGACCGAAAGATTGGATTCGTAAAGCCGCAACTGGTTTGGTTTGTGCGGGTTTGTTGGTCTTGCTGACCACAATGGTATTTATCACTCCTTGGAATTTGTCTGCGGAGTCACCAGCATTAGTAGAAAATACAGTTGTTACGATCGGCGAACATTTCTTTAGCGACTTTTTGTTACCTTTTGAGTTAGCTTCGGTGTTGTTATTGATGGCAATGGTAGGCGCAATTATTATTGCTCGTCGGGACTTTATCCCCGAAGAATTGTTACCGGAAGAAAGACGCACCACAGCGTTAACTTTGCCCGAAAGACCTCGCGAACTGGCTTCTCTGGGTAGCAATTCTGGGGAAAATAATCAATAAGATTTTGGCAAAATAGCGTACCGCAAGGTCGGCGCAGCAATCGCATTTTTCAAGAGGTAATCAATGCAACTACAATTAGAATTTTTCTTACTGTTATCGGCGGCACTGTTTTGCATCGGCATTTTTGGTTTAATTACCAGTCGGAATGCAGTGCGCGTGCTGATGTCGATTGAGTTAATGCTGAATGCAGTTAACCTGAATTTGATGGGGTTTTCTAATTATTTAGACCCCGTAGCGATTAAAGGTCAGGTTTTTACGGTGTTTGTGATTACTGTTGCCGCAGCAGAAGCGGCTGTGGGTTTGGCAATTGTTTTGGCGATTTATCGCAATCGCTACACAATTGATATGGAGCAGTTTAATCTGCTCAAATGGTAATTTGGGAATTGGGGATTGGGGATTGGTGATTGGGGATTGGCGATTGGTGATTAGGGATTGGGAAGAGGGGGGAGACAAGGAGGACAAGGAGGACAAGGAGGACAAGGAGGAGGGGGGAGACAAGGAGGACGATAATACAAACTGATAAGGTGCTATTCCTAATCCCCAGTCCCCAGTCCCCAGTCCCCAATCCCCAGTCCCCAACTTTATATAGGAGCAAATTATTATGGGAATGACTTTAACTGAAAAAATTATCGCTCGTGCTGCCGATCGCGTCCAGGTCGAACCGGGAGAAAATGTTTGGGTTAATGTTGATGTCCTCATGACTCATGATGTCTGTGGTCCGGGGACAATTGGCGTTTTTAAGCGCGAATTTGGTGAAAATGCTCAGGTTTGGGATGCAGACAAAATTGTCTTAATCCCGGATCATTATATTTTTACTGAGGATGCACGGGCAAATCGCAATGTGGATATTTTACGCGATTTTGCTCACGAACAAGGAATTAAATATTTCTACGATATTCGCGATCGCTCTAATTTTAAAGCTAATCCTGATTATAAAGGTGTCTGTCACATTGCCCTAGCCCAAGAAGGTCACACTCGTCCCGGAGAAGTCTTATTTGGGACTGACTCTCACACTTGTAATGCTGGCGCTTTTGGTCAATTTGCTACGGGTATTGGTAACACTGATGCTGGTTTTATCATGGGAACTGGCAAACTATTAATTAAAGTCCCCGCGACAATGCGTTTTGTCCTCGATGGGGAAATGCCGGATTATTTGTTAGCAAAAGACCTAATTTTACAAATTATCGGCGATATTAGCGTTTCTGGGGCAACTTACCGGACAATGGAATTTGCTGGGGAAGCCGTCCAAAACATGACAATGGAAGAAAGAATGACTCTTTGTAACATGGTCATTGAAGCGGGGGGTAAAAATGGTGTAATTGCTCCGGATGAGACAACTTTCGACTACGTGCGATCGCGCACCGATAAACCTTTCCAAGCAGTTTACAACGATCCTGACGCAAAATTCTATAGCGATCGCACTTATGATGTCTCTCAACTCGAACCTGTTGTCGCTAAACCTCATTCTCCTGACAATCGCGCTTTAGCACGAGAATGCCGCGATGTCAAGATAGACCGCGTTTATATTGGTTCTTGCACCGGAGGCAAAACCAGCGACTTTCTCAACGCGGCACGAGTCCTCAAAGGACGCAAAGTCAAGGTTCCTACCTACATCGTTCCCGCCACTCAAAAAGTCTACGATGACTTATTTACCGTCAAATACGAGGGCGAAACTTTATCAGAAATCTTCATAGAAGCTGATTGTATCGAACCTACCGCACCTTCCTGCGCCGCTTGCTTAGGCGGTCCGAAAGACACCTTCGGGCGGATGAACAAACCAGAAGTTTGTGTTTCCACCACAAATCGTAACTTCCCCGGTCGCATGGGCGATAAAAAAGCCCAAATTTATTTAGCTTCGCCTTACACTGCGGCTGCATCAGCCTTAACTGGCTATGTTACCGACCCCCGCGAGTTTATTTAAGGGAACTGGGGACTGGGAAGAGGGGGAGGACAAGGGAGACAAGGGAGAGGGGGAGAACAAGGGGGACAAGGAGGAGGATAAACTGATAACTGTTCACTGCTAACTGTTCACTGATAATTCCCAATCCCTAATCCCCAGTCCCCAGTCCCCAGTCCCCAGTCCCCAGTCCCCAATCCCTAATCAATAAACTTGGGGTTGTTGTTCGGGAATTTCCAACTCTCGTTGTTGAAGTCTTCTTCCTCCTCCGGTTAACTTCGACACTGTAATGAAAGCGACTAAACCGACAAGAGGACTGATTAAAGTGGGAAAACCGTCAAAATCGCTGGTAAAAATGTTGTTTGGGATGTACAAAAGTGTATTGTCAATCCCGAAAGTTGTCGGCATCAAGACGAAGAAGATTAATCTTGTCAGCGTACCACTAAGGATACAGGCGATCGCGCCGAATCTGTTTGCATTCAGCCAATAAAGACCTCCCGCTAGGGGAACCAGCAACCCGGCAAAACCGATGTCGAAGGCTAGCAAAAGCAAAATCCCTGTTTCTGGCACTTTCAAGGCGAAAAAAATGCCCAATGAGGTGATAACCACAGCCATGATGCGGGTAATTAATAACAGTCTGTCTCCCCCGGCATTATGGTCATCGTGACGAACGCCGAGAATATTATGCGCCATCACCGATGAGGTTCCTAAAATTGCTCCGTCGGCAGTGGAAAGGGAAGCCGAAAGAATCGCCATAATCACCAAAAGACCGAGTATTGGGGGAACGACACCTTTGAGAAGTGAGAAAAGTAGCGGACCATCGGCGCTGATACCAGCTTGGCTGAGAATATCGTTAGCTGAGAGGGCAAGAATAGAAAAAGGAACGCCGATAATAATTGTTCCCGCAGAACCAATTAAACAAGCTCTCTGGGCTGTTTCTGGGCTTTCCGCAGCAAATACCCGCGCCATAAAGTCAATTGCGACAATATCGCCTAATCCTAACGCGAGAAGCGTCGCCCAATTAATTGCTGCACCGGAAGCGGGGTTAGTGAGTTGTTCAAAAGCAAACGGACCGCTACCAGCCGGGATGTGTAGCCCAAAATTGATGGCAATAAAACCAATTAAGAGTAAAGTACCAAAAAAGGCGATCGCTACTTGAATCGCATCGGTATAAGCTACGGCGAATAATCCCCCACTGGCAGTATAAATCAAGACAATAATCGCAATTAACATTACTCCCGCCGTGTAACTCGTTCCCAGAAAAGCTTCAAACAAATATCCTCCCGCAACCAGATTACCCGCTAGCAAAAATGAAAAGCTCAAAACCATAATAATTGAAGCTATCCATTCAGTTTTGCGACAGTATTTAACCCGATAAAAATCCGGTAACGTAATTAAACCCATGCGGTTCATTGGTTTCGCAAAGAAAAGCGCCGTCATCAACAAACAAAGTGCTAAACCAATTGGTAAAGAAGCACCCGCCCAAAAGCCAAATTCCGCAGCCAAGTCAGTATTTCCTAAAGTAGCATTAGAATCCACTGACTGTGCCATTAGCGTCGCTGCCGCCAACGGCAAAACCAAACCTCGTCCAGCTACTAGATAGTTAACACTATCGCCTTTAATTTGCTTTGCAGCCCAGACACCAATGCCTAGAGTTCCGAAGAGGAATAAAACAATTCCCCAAAAAAGAAGTTTATCTGTCATAATAATTAATCCTGAGTCTGTTTTTAATTCGGATTCAGTGTTTGGAGTTTGGAGCTATCTGTAATCTTGGCAGGATGTGGGATAGCTCCTTTTTTTTAAGCTGTAGCTAATTGTTTGGTTGGAGATTTTTGCACTTGATTTCGCAACCAAGCGAACCAAGTTTCTAATCCCTCGCCTGTTTTCGCAGCTACAGGAATAATTGTGACGTGAGGGTTTATTTGCCGCACGTTAAATTCAAGCTTTTCTAAGTCAATATCCAGGTGAGGCGCTAAGTCCATTTTGGTAATCAATAAGCAATCTGCTTCTTGAAACATAACCGGATATTTTAAGGGTTTATCTTCTCCTTCAGTCACGCTTAATAAAGCAACTTTCGCGTGTTCTCCGACTTCAAATTCTGCCGGACAAACTAAATTTCCCACATTTTCTACTAAAACAAGGTCGAATTCAGTCGGGTTATATTCATGGGCTAATCGATGAATTCCACCGGACACCATTTTTGAGTCAAGGTGACAGGAACGCCCGGTATTAATTGCAATAACTGGAACGTCATATTGACGCAGGCGTTCGGCATCTAATTCTGTCGTCATATCGCCTTCAATTACTGCCATTTTCAATTCTTGATTTAAGGTGGCAAGAGTGCGTTCTAAAAGGACAGTTTTTCCGGCACCGGGACTACTCATAAGATTTAAACAAGTAATTCCCCATTCATCAAAATGAGCGCGATTATGGTCTGCGCCTTGTTGATTAGCATGAAGTAAATTAATTTCTAAAGCGGCATCAAATGTTTGGTGCATATTCAGTTACCAGTGAACAGTTATCAGTTATCAGTTATCAGTTTGAACTTGGAAATCTAGCGAAAATCTTGCTTTTATAGGCTTTAATTGTTCGTATCTTTGTAGTGCAGGTATCTTGCCCGCTTTTGATTGATTTATTTATGAAAATCAAACATTTAACCAATCATTGAGAATTACTATATTCCAAGCGATCGATTTTTAGTTCTCGTCCCGAACGGATATCTTCCATTGGCGAATGGCAAGTTGGACAAGCATAATGTAAGCCAATTTCTGGTTTATATTCTGCTTGACATTGATGACAAAAAGCAATCAAAGGTTTAGACTGAATTGCTAGTTTTGCTCCTGCTAAAAAGGTGTTTTGCGTTTGCACCTCGAAAGCAAATTCTAAACTAGCAGGTTCGACACAAGTGAATTCACCAACAATCAAGTGGATTTTGTCGATTTTTGGCTGTTCTGGTTGACTTGAATACCAATCTCGAACCGTCATAATTAATGCTTTTGTCATGTCAGTTTCATGCACGTTTCACCTCGCTGTTAAATTTCACCTCAAACAAAAATTTATCTCTAGAGACGTTGCACGCAACGTCCCTACATTTTTATTTCCACTCGGCTAATTCGAGTTGGGCTTCGGGATGAATATAAGCGGGTTTTTGCTGGCGAGGTAATTGTCCAGAAACAACTAAATGTGCCATCGTGTCACAAATTACGCGAGTCGCCATTAAAGACGTAATATCGCTAATATCATAAGGAGGTGAAACTTCTACAACTTCTAAGCCACAAACGGGCGCATTTTGGACAATTTTCTTGAGTAAATAGAGAGCTTCACGAGGTAGTAGACCACCCGGTTCGGGCCACCCGGTTCCAGGTACGAAACCAGCATCAATACAATCGATATCAAAACTAATCCAGACGCAATCTGTGCCATCTAATGCCCGCTCTAAGGCAAAGTCTGCCGCAGCATCTAGCCCCATTTCTGTAATATCGGTTACAGTTAAAATATTCGTGGCTCGTTCGCGACAAACTTTTACGCCTTCGCGAGGTACTTGCCAGCCACCAATTCCAAGTTGAACGAGGTTTTTTGCGGGGGCATTTTTAATGTTTGTAGCGTGAAACCAAGGGCAAGTGTGCATCCTTTCGTCGAGGTCTGTTTCTTGGGTATCGACGTGGCGATCGAAGTGAATTATACCTACTTTTTTATCTCCTAAATGGCGACAAATTCCGCGAACTGTGGGAAAACCAATGGAATGATCGCCGCCTAAAATTATCGGGAATGCGCCGGAACTAAAGACGTGGGCAACACCTTTGGAAATTTGATCGAAGGATTTTTCATTATTAGCTGGAATGGTGAAAATATCGCCAACATCGCAAAGAGTTATTTGTTCGCGCAAATCTACACCTAATTCAAAATTGTAGGGTGTATAAAGGGCAGAAATGCGGCGAATTCCTTGGGGTCCGAAACGAGTACCGGGGCGATAGGTGGTTCCGGAGTCATGGGGAACGCCTACAATTGCGACGTCGTAGTTCCCCACTTGACGTACATCTTCTAAATAGGGGGCTTTGAGGAAAGTGTTGATTCCGGCATAGTGGGGTAATTCGCCACGAGAGAAGTTAGGAATGCGGCGATCGCGGATACTCTCAGCCGCTTCTAAACCATATTCTAAACCCCGATCTACTTCTTGTTGCCATCCTGTCAAAGGCAGTTTATTTTCTCGCTCTAAGGCGCGTTTGGCTTCGCTAGAATAGCCGTTATGATTACTGTTTGGCGGTTGAAATGGTGTATTTTCACTCATTCATTTTCTCCTCAAAAGTCACCTGAAATAGGAAAAAAGCCCAAGAGGTTGACGCGCCTGCTGATACGTCAATTCCTCCCGGGCTTTTTTCCCGCCGTGTAGCTACCAATGTAAGAAGTTCTTTACTGTTCTGACAAAAGTTTGTTTGGTAGCTTGCTTCTCTCGGACCTGTCACTTCCCGTATAAGTTTGGAAGTCGGAACCCTAGAAGCTTTGTTTAAAATGTAATACTTGCATAGTATCAGTAGTATTTATCAAAAAAATGTATCGAATACTACGAAATATCAGTTTATTTGCCGCTAATTGTTGGCATTTGATGACTTTAAAGTTGGGGGCGATCGCGGGGGGTTGCCCCTATGCTTTGGATTTAGGCGTTTTTGTCAAGAGTCTATTTACATTTATTTATTATTTATTTTTACTGCCAATTACGATAAGGATTGGTAACTAAATTAGCGTTAAAATAGCGAGGATCGTCGGTTACTTCTTGACCCAGCCAAGCGGGTAATTCAATAACTTGATTTTCATTTTTTAGTTCAACTTCTGCGATAATTAAACCTTGATTTTCGCCCAAAAATTCGTCTATTTCCCAAATTAATTCGCCTTGAATTAGTTTATATCTCGTTTTTTCAATTAGTGGCTTTTCGCATAAAGTCGCCAACATTTCTTCGGCATCTTCTCCAGGAATTAAATATTCAAATTCTGCTCTGGATCTTCCGATAGTTTTACCTTTAATAGTGAGATAACCTTGGCTTCCCACGACCCGCACGCGCACGGTTTTTTCGGGAGTGCGGGAAATATAACCTTGGCGATAAATTACACCAGTAGCAAGTTTCCGCCAATCGTCATTTTTAACTAAAAATTTGCGTTCTATTTCTAAGGGCATTTTGTCTAAAAGTAATTAAAAAAAACTTTATTTCCTTTGAGATTTTTGTTTAGCTAAAAATTGAGCAGTTGAACGTTTAACATATTCTTTTTCCGCTTCTTTATCGTCAGTAATTGTCAATAAGTATTCTTTTAATTCTTGAAAGCTCATTTCGGCACAAGGTTTGCTATTTTTGCGGACGTATTCGCTAATTTCACTCATTGACATGGTAGCAAAATTAGGCTTATTCAGACAATTACGATCTTCACAAGATCTTTGAAGCAATTGTCTTTAGATTTCAAGAAAATAAAGTTTGAAGACGCGATCGCGCTATTTCGCAATAATCCTCTTGCAAAAGGGAACTATAACAGAAGTATAGTATCTCTCCCTAAATAGAGGACATGACACAACAACTACCCCAGTGTGACAACCTCCAAGAGCAAGTTAACAGTTTGCTGCAACTGCTGCAAGAAGAACCTGCTCTCAGACAGCAGGATACCACGACTGTCGAAGCCTCGCTCAAAAAAGCAGTGTCACCGCGATTTGAAATTGTCTTTGCGGGTGCTTTTAGCGCGGGTAAATCAATGTTAATCAATGCCCTGCTAGAGCGCGAATTGCTTTATAGTGCAGAAGGTCATGCTACAGGTACAGAATGTTATCTTTCCTATGCTGAACCGGATAACGAGCGTGTAGTCTTAACTTTCCTTAGTGAAGCAGAAATTGGCGCACAAGCAAACACTCTTTCTCAAAGTTTAGGATTACCATCACCTGTAAATCTTAACCAAGCGGAAGTGAGAAACAAACTGCATCAAGAAAGCGAGAAAATTATTCAACAAGAAGGAGGAGAAAGTAAATCCGAACGCGCGAAACAAGCAAATGCTTTAAAATTATTAATTGCCGGATTTGAAGCTAACCGATCGCGCATTCACACTTTGCAAAATGCAACTTATGCAATGGAAGCTTTTAATTTTTCTAACTTGCAAGAAGCAGCTAGTTATGCGCGACGAGGTAGTAATAGTGCTGTTTTGAAGAAATTAGCATATTACTGTCACCATCCCTTGCTAGAAGATGGTAACGTAATTATCGATACGCCTGGAATTGATGCGCCAATTGCCAAAGACCGCCAATTAACTTACGATAAGATTGCCGATCCCGATACTTCTGCGGTAATTTGTGTCCTGAAACCAGCTTCAGCCGGGGATATGACAGCATCAGAAACAGAATTACTGGAAACAATGCGAACTAATCCGGGAATACGCGATCGCGTTTTTTACGTTTTCAACCGCGTAGACGAAACTTGGTACAACACCCAATTACGCGATCGCCTCAATCACTTGATCAATTCACAGTTTAATTCGACTAATCGCATCTACAAAACCAGTGCTTTACTCGGTTTTTATGGCAGTCAAATTAAGCATACCACAGCCAGCGATCGTTTTGGTTTAGATTCTTTATTTGCCCAAACTGTAAAGGGTTTAGACGGACAAGAAGAAACACCTCAATTTGTTTACGAATTCAATCGCTACTGTTTTATTTCGGAAAAATTACCCACCAACAAATTTCCCATTTTTATCGACAGTCGCGAAAATCCTACCCAAAATGCGAAATACGTTCGTTTGCTGAAAGATTTCGGCAACGATCTCATCGATCAATTAATCAAAGATAGCGGAATTAGCACTTTTAGCCAAGCAATTACGCGCTATCTTACCGAAGAAAAACGTCCCCAATTGTTTGAAAATCTCGCTGACGACTTGCAACCTTTGTGTATTAGTCTCAAACAATATTACCTTTCTTTTCAGCGAGATTTAGACAGCCAACCCCAAGAAATTGAAGCAATGAAACAACAGGAGTTGGCAAAACTAAGTCAGCAACTCAAGCAAGTTGGCGACCAATTTCAAGCCCACATAGCGAAAGAAATTAGCGATATTCTCAACGGCGATAACTCAGGTTTTGAAGCCGATTTCCAAGAGCTAAAATTAGCAATGGTAAGTTGTTTAGATAGCTTATTAACTAAATTTTCCGTAGCCACAGCCCATCGCCGCGCAGTCGAAGCCCATCCGCGCAATTCAGTAGTTCCCTTACTCTCAATTTTAGCCGAAGCTTTCTATTACTTAGCCAACGAATTAGAAGATGTCTTGCTTGCTGCTTCTCAAACCCTAGTCATCAAATTTTTTGAACGCTTGCAAAGCCAAGTTAGACAACAAGAATACTACCGAGAAATTTATCGTTTACTAGGAAATGATAGCGGCATTGAGCGTAACTTAAAACAACTGGAAATCCAAGTAGATCGCGCCTTAGCTAACGAAACCAGAACCGAATGCGATCGCTACATTCGCGAACGTCCTCAATTTTACTCACAAGGTTCCGTTTCTATGTGGCAGCTTCACCAAACTTTACAAGAGTCTTGTCGTAGCTTCGACTATCAAAGTATGGTAGAAGCAGAGCCAGCAATTCGTCAATTGCTCAAGCTTGATTTCGATCCCAAAGTTTCCCAAACCGTTAATCGTATTTTCCGTCAAACAATTAACCAAACCCTAAAAACTCATCTTTTACCAGCAGCAGGACAACAAGCTGAAGCCATTTTACAACAATACAGTGAAGCCCGTACTTACCTAGAACAAACTCTCGAAAAAGAAGCAGAAGCAAAAATAGCTAATAATCAGCGATCGCAAGATAATATTCAAAGTAAGATCGCCGCATACAACCAAGCAGTTGCCGGAATAAATTCTTGTTTGGAAGCAATGAAATTAGACCGGGAAAAATTGCCTCCCATCCGAGAATCAGACCTGAATTTTGTGCTAGTTAATCCTGAGTTTTATCCTGTAGAGTTCGGAGAATTTGTTGAAGAAAATGAAGAATTAACCGCAGAAGTAACGGAAGAATTTTAACTTAAGAAAAGCCCAGAGAATGCGTTGAGTGTAACCACCAATCTTTCTCGTTATTTTTAAGAAAACAACGTATCCTTTTTCTTAGTTGACAATTAACCAGTGAGTGCTAATACCGGAGTGCATTATGAACAAGCAAAACGATTTTTTAGAGTGTAAAGAAGATGATGTAATTTCCTTTGGAGAAGATACTTTTAGAATTGGGAAATTCAGGAAAGCAGTACAGG includes:
- the hypB gene encoding hydrogenase nickel incorporation protein HypB; this encodes MHQTFDAALEINLLHANQQGADHNRAHFDEWGITCLNLMSSPGAGKTVLLERTLATLNQELKMAVIEGDMTTELDAERLRQYDVPVIAINTGRSCHLDSKMVSGGIHRLAHEYNPTEFDLVLVENVGNLVCPAEFEVGEHAKVALLSVTEGEDKPLKYPVMFQEADCLLITKMDLAPHLDIDLEKLEFNVRQINPHVTIIPVAAKTGEGLETWFAWLRNQVQKSPTKQLATA
- the hypA gene encoding hydrogenase maturation nickel metallochaperone HypA, with protein sequence MHETDMTKALIMTVRDWYSSQPEQPKIDKIHLIVGEFTCVEPASLEFAFEVQTQNTFLAGAKLAIQSKPLIAFCHQCQAEYKPEIGLHYACPTCHSPMEDIRSGRELKIDRLEYSNSQ
- a CDS encoding agmatinase family protein produces the protein MSENTPFQPPNSNHNGYSSEAKRALERENKLPLTGWQQEVDRGLEYGLEAAESIRDRRIPNFSRGELPHYAGINTFLKAPYLEDVRQVGNYDVAIVGVPHDSGTTYRPGTRFGPQGIRRISALYTPYNFELGVDLREQITLCDVGDIFTIPANNEKSFDQISKGVAHVFSSGAFPIILGGDHSIGFPTVRGICRHLGDKKVGIIHFDRHVDTQETDLDERMHTCPWFHATNIKNAPAKNLVQLGIGGWQVPREGVKVCRERATNILTVTDITEMGLDAAADFALERALDGTDCVWISFDIDCIDAGFVPGTGWPEPGGLLPREALYLLKKIVQNAPVCGLEVVEVSPPYDISDITSLMATRVICDTMAHLVVSGQLPRQQKPAYIHPEAQLELAEWK
- a CDS encoding CYTH domain-containing protein; the protein is MPLEIERKFLVKNDDWRKLATGVIYRQGYISRTPEKTVRVRVVGSQGYLTIKGKTIGRSRAEFEYLIPGEDAEEMLATLCEKPLIEKTRYKLIQGELIWEIDEFLGENQGLIIAEVELKNENQVIELPAWLGQEVTDDPRYFNANLVTNPYRNWQ
- a CDS encoding DUF6887 family protein, which produces MLQRSCEDRNCLNKPNFATMSMSEISEYVRKNSKPCAEMSFQELKEYLLTITDDKEAEKEYVKRSTAQFLAKQKSQRK
- a CDS encoding dynamin family protein produces the protein MTQQLPQCDNLQEQVNSLLQLLQEEPALRQQDTTTVEASLKKAVSPRFEIVFAGAFSAGKSMLINALLERELLYSAEGHATGTECYLSYAEPDNERVVLTFLSEAEIGAQANTLSQSLGLPSPVNLNQAEVRNKLHQESEKIIQQEGGESKSERAKQANALKLLIAGFEANRSRIHTLQNATYAMEAFNFSNLQEAASYARRGSNSAVLKKLAYYCHHPLLEDGNVIIDTPGIDAPIAKDRQLTYDKIADPDTSAVICVLKPASAGDMTASETELLETMRTNPGIRDRVFYVFNRVDETWYNTQLRDRLNHLINSQFNSTNRIYKTSALLGFYGSQIKHTTASDRFGLDSLFAQTVKGLDGQEETPQFVYEFNRYCFISEKLPTNKFPIFIDSRENPTQNAKYVRLLKDFGNDLIDQLIKDSGISTFSQAITRYLTEEKRPQLFENLADDLQPLCISLKQYYLSFQRDLDSQPQEIEAMKQQELAKLSQQLKQVGDQFQAHIAKEISDILNGDNSGFEADFQELKLAMVSCLDSLLTKFSVATAHRRAVEAHPRNSVVPLLSILAEAFYYLANELEDVLLAASQTLVIKFFERLQSQVRQQEYYREIYRLLGNDSGIERNLKQLEIQVDRALANETRTECDRYIRERPQFYSQGSVSMWQLHQTLQESCRSFDYQSMVEAEPAIRQLLKLDFDPKVSQTVNRIFRQTINQTLKTHLLPAAGQQAEAILQQYSEARTYLEQTLEKEAEAKIANNQRSQDNIQSKIAAYNQAVAGINSCLEAMKLDREKLPPIRESDLNFVLVNPEFYPVEFGEFVEENEELTAEVTEEF